The Clostridia bacterium DNA window CTCCAAAAAGGCCGTTGTTCCCTCGAGGCGGTCTTCAGTGGAAAAAGCCACTGTCTGGGCAAGCTTCTCGAACAGGAGCCCAGAATTGATGTCAATGTTGGCGCCCACATTGATGGCCATCTTAGCCAGGCTAACCGCTACCGGGCCCTTGGCCATTATTTTCTCGGCCATTTCTTTGGCAGCCGGCAGCAAATCCTCCGGCCGGTCGACCACCTTGTTGACCAGCCCGATTTCCCTGGCCTCATGCGCGCTAATTATGTCGCCCGTAAAGATCAGTTCCTTGGCCTTGCCCATGCCCACCAGCCTGGGCAGCCTCTGAGTACCACCCGCACCAGGGATTATGCCCAGACCGGCCTCCGGCTGGCCCAGTTTCGACCGGGCAGTGGCAATCCTGATGTCGCAGGCCATGGCCAACTCGCATCCGCCGCCCAGGGCAAAGCCGTCTATGGCGGCAATCACCGGCTTATCCAGGTTCTCTATATCATTCAGCGTCTCCTGGGCTTCGCCCTTGAGTACCTCCAGGGTTTCTCGGTCCCTCAGCGACCGGATGTCGGCACCGGAAGCAAAGGCCTTGCCGCCCGCACCAGTTATGATTACCACCCTAACGCCCCGGTCAAGGCGGCACTCCCGAATGGCAGCCCGCAGCTCGGCCCAGGTCTGGGGATCCAGAGCGTTGCGCACCTCGGGCCGGTTCAACGTAATCAATACAACCTGTCCGTCCCTTTCAAGTAAAATGTTCTGGTAGTCCACCTGCGCTCACCTCCTCAAACGTTTTCCAGGACCGTCGCCAT harbors:
- a CDS encoding enoyl-CoA hydratase/isomerase family protein, which codes for MDYQNILLERDGQVVLITLNRPEVRNALDPQTWAELRAAIRECRLDRGVRVVIITGAGGKAFASGADIRSLRDRETLEVLKGEAQETLNDIENLDKPVIAAIDGFALGGGCELAMACDIRIATARSKLGQPEAGLGIIPGAGGTQRLPRLVGMGKAKELIFTGDIISAHEAREIGLVNKVVDRPEDLLPAAKEMAEKIMAKGPVAVSLAKMAINVGANIDINSGLLFEKLAQTVAFSTEDRLEGTTAFLEKRRAEFKGK